In Priestia megaterium NBRC 15308 = ATCC 14581, the following proteins share a genomic window:
- the proI gene encoding pyrroline-5-carboxylate reductase ProI → MKTDLNIAFIGAGSMAEAMISGLLSDKKLRPNQITVTNHSNDKRLHELRNAYEINITRNHALLIEKSDIVVLAIKPKDVAESIDTIKSYIRPHHLVLSVLAGVSTATIVNLFDQEVAVVRAMPNTSASIGLSATAIAPGKFATAEHMNVTTALFETIGTVTTVEEEQLHAVTGLSGSGPAYVYYLVEAMEKAAEKQGLDTSVSNELILQTLIGAAEMLKQSPKTPAVLRKEVMSPGGTTEAGIEQLISHNFQEAMMQCIEQATIRSKYLGDTIDEKISSKRS, encoded by the coding sequence ATGAAAACGGATTTAAACATCGCCTTTATTGGAGCTGGATCAATGGCTGAAGCTATGATCTCAGGGCTGCTGTCAGATAAAAAGCTTCGCCCCAATCAAATCACCGTAACAAATCATAGCAACGATAAAAGACTTCACGAACTTCGAAACGCCTATGAAATTAACATTACGCGTAATCATGCCTTGTTAATCGAAAAAAGCGATATCGTCGTGCTTGCTATTAAACCAAAAGACGTAGCGGAAAGCATTGATACGATTAAGTCCTATATTCGTCCGCACCACCTCGTTCTCTCTGTTTTAGCAGGTGTATCGACTGCCACAATTGTAAACTTGTTTGACCAAGAAGTAGCGGTTGTAAGAGCTATGCCAAATACATCGGCCTCTATTGGATTATCGGCTACAGCCATTGCACCCGGCAAGTTTGCTACAGCAGAGCATATGAACGTTACTACTGCTTTATTTGAAACGATTGGTACGGTTACAACTGTAGAGGAAGAGCAGCTTCACGCTGTAACAGGACTATCTGGAAGCGGCCCAGCGTATGTCTACTATCTAGTAGAAGCAATGGAAAAAGCAGCTGAAAAACAAGGCTTGGATACGTCAGTGTCAAATGAACTAATTCTTCAAACTCTTATCGGTGCTGCAGAAATGCTGAAACAGTCACCTAAAACGCCAGCCGTACTTCGAAAAGAAGTGATGAGTCCGGGCGGCACAACAGAAGCAGGAATCGAACAGCTTATTTCTCATAACTTCCAAGAAGCCATGATGCAGTGTATTGAACAAGCTACAATTCGCTCCAAATATTTAGGAGATACGATTGACGAAAAAATCTCGAGTAAACGTTCGTAA
- the namA gene encoding NADPH dehydrogenase NamA, with translation MTTKLFSPYTVKDVTLKNRIVMSPMCMYSCEKEDGVITDFHMVHYTTRAVGQVGLIMVEASAVVPQGRISAQDLGIWNDEQRDGLTKLVTQLKENGAKTAIQLAHAGRKATVEGDIYAPSAIAFDDKSKKPVEMTTEQIHETISAFKESARRSKEAGFDIIELHAAHGYLVHQFLSPLSNKRSDEYGGSAENRYRFLKEIIEAVKTEWDGPLFVRVSASDYTEGGLTVDDHVAFAKWMKEQGVDLIDVSSGALVHAPINVYPGYQVPFADKIKQQANIDTGAVGLITTGRQAEEILQSERADLIFVARELLRDPYFPRTAAKELNETISAPVQYERGW, from the coding sequence ATGACAACAAAACTATTTTCACCTTATACAGTGAAAGATGTAACATTAAAAAACCGAATTGTGATGTCACCAATGTGTATGTATTCATGCGAAAAGGAAGACGGCGTAATAACTGACTTTCATATGGTTCACTACACAACTCGTGCGGTTGGACAAGTAGGTCTCATTATGGTTGAAGCCTCAGCTGTCGTGCCACAAGGTCGTATTTCAGCTCAAGACTTGGGAATTTGGAATGATGAGCAAAGAGATGGATTAACGAAACTTGTGACACAGCTAAAAGAAAACGGTGCAAAAACGGCCATTCAACTTGCACATGCAGGACGTAAAGCAACTGTTGAAGGCGATATTTATGCTCCTTCCGCTATTGCTTTTGATGATAAAAGTAAAAAACCTGTGGAAATGACCACAGAACAAATTCATGAAACGATTTCTGCCTTTAAAGAAAGCGCTCGACGCTCAAAAGAAGCTGGGTTTGATATTATCGAACTTCACGCTGCACACGGTTATTTAGTACATCAATTTCTATCGCCGCTAAGCAATAAACGCAGCGACGAATATGGCGGCAGCGCAGAAAATCGCTATCGTTTCTTAAAGGAAATTATTGAAGCTGTGAAAACAGAGTGGGACGGCCCTTTATTTGTCCGTGTTTCTGCTTCTGACTATACAGAAGGCGGATTAACAGTCGATGATCACGTTGCATTTGCAAAATGGATGAAAGAACAAGGCGTCGACTTAATTGATGTTAGTTCCGGTGCTCTTGTACACGCTCCAATCAACGTATACCCTGGCTATCAAGTGCCGTTTGCAGATAAAATTAAGCAGCAGGCAAATATTGATACAGGCGCAGTTGGATTAATTACAACAGGACGACAAGCAGAAGAGATTTTACAAAGCGAACGCGCTGATTTAATTTTTGTTGCGCGCGAACTTCTGCGTGATCCGTACTTCCCGCGCACGGCGGCAAAAGAACTAAATGAAACAATTTCAGCACCCGTGCAGTACGAACGCGGCTGGTAA